From Vanacampus margaritifer isolate UIUO_Vmar chromosome 8, RoL_Vmar_1.0, whole genome shotgun sequence, a single genomic window includes:
- the rbm5 gene encoding RNA-binding protein 5, producing the protein MRHVLEYSWLSTSKISSLRSYTTSLNNRPTRRVVWKKSGQMGADKRISRTERSGRYGSDAPRDSSDWRDRRERDQERDRRWSDERRGDRNEGERDGERDRDRDGERDRDRDGERERDRDRDGERDRDRDRDGERDRDRDRRGSRDSPEPRERKRRNSDRSEDGYHSDGDYLDQDYRREPGDEKRSKTIMLWGLSSHVTEEDICFAIDQLEGPQPADVRLMKKKTGISRGFAFVDFYHLQDATRWMETNQKRLVIQGKNVDMHYSHPRHNYSDWLCNTCGLYNFRRRLRCFRCSAVKVDCETSSNADIHETQPGGDFCGDTIILRNIAPLSTVEGIMTVLAPYANLSPNNIRLIKDKQTGQNRGFAFVQLSSPLEASQLLTILQGLQPSLKLDGKTIGVDYAKSARKDLLLPDGNRVSAFSVASTAIAAAQWSSSQPQPTAEGVSEYSLLHEGYTPMSQAYYQVAGASTSQENGILGAAPNMKIVPTAAGVVLPPAMQVYQPHIIGQPALQALQLAQQLEAKSQAGQFPAADAVTASTVTAATAATTSGQTTDNATVVPDTSTYQYDELSGYYFDPQTGLYYDPNTHYYYNSQTQQYLYWDGEKQSYVPVSADANAASAATAANAKEPREGREKKEKPKSKTAQQIAKDMERWAKSLNKQKENFKSSFHPISQEERREAAAADAGFTLFEKKQAGVLDRMIPEMINIPEEEVATSSANTSKCGLVAAYSGDSDPEEAADGGEGGQDMLTDWKKLACLLCRRQFPNKEGLIRHQQLSDLHKKNLEVLRRSQMSEAELEELERRESELKYRDRAAERREKYGIPEPPAPKKKKYSQPTPVVNYEQPTKDGLNSDNIGSKMLQAMGWKEGKGLGRNQQGITAPIQAQLRTKGAGLGTKGSNYTLSASDTYKDAVRKAMFARFTELE; encoded by the exons ATGAGACACGTCCTTGAATATAGCTGGTTGTCAACTTCGAAAATATCAAGTTTAAGATCTTACACCACTAGTTTAAATAACAGACCCACACGG AGGGTCGTGTGGAAAAAGTCGGGACAAATGGGAGCAGACAAGAG GATTAGTCGGACTGAACGGAGTGGCAGGTATGGCTCCGACGCTCCCCGCGACTCTTCTGATTGGCGGGACAGACGAGAGAGGGATCAAGAGCGTGATCGCCGCTGGTCGGATGAGAGACGTGGCGATCGCAATGAAGGAGAGCGAGATGGAGAGCGAGACAGAGACCGAGATGGAGAGCGAGACAGAGACCGAGatggagagcgagagcgagacaGAGACCGGGACGGAGAgcgagacagagacagagaccgGGACGGAGAgcgagacagagacagagatcGTCGAGGATCCAGAGACAGTCCAGAG CCAAGAGAGCGGAAAAGACGCAACAGTGACAGATCAGAAGATGGATATCACTCCGATGGCGACTACCTAGATCAGGATTACAGAAGAGAACCTGGGGATGAGAAGAGGAGCAAGACCATCATGCTATGGGGTCTTTCTTCTCACGTCACTGAGGaagat ATATGTTTCGCCATTGATCAGCTGGAGGGTCCCCAGCCTGCCGATGTCAGActgatgaaaaagaaaacag GTATAAGCCGTGGTTTCGCCTTCGTGGACTTTTATCACTTGCAAGATGCTACCCGATGGATGGAGACCAATCAG AAACGTCTGGTCATCCAAGGGAAAAATGTGGACATGCACTACAGTCATCCCCGACACAACTATAGCGACTGGCTCTGCAATACT TGTGGCCTGTACAATTTCCGGAGGCGGCTGAGGTGCTTCAGGTGTTCAGCAGTCAAAGTTG ATTGCGAGACGAGCAGTAACGCCGACATCCATGAAACTCAGCCCGGTGGAGACTTCTGTGGTGACA CAATCATCCTGAGAAATATTGCTCCCCTGAGCACCGTGGAAGGCATCATGACCGTCCTGGCGCCATATGCTAATCTTTCTCCCAACAACATTCGCCTAATCAAGGACAAACAGACGGGCCAGAACAGGGGCTTTGCGTTTGTTCAGCTGTCTTCTCCTCTG GAGGCCTCTCAACTTCTAACAATCTTACAAGGACTGCAGCCTTCTCTTAAACTGGATGGGAAAACAATTGGGGTGGATTATGCCAAGAGTGCTCGAAA GGATCTTTTACTCCCCGATGGGAATCGCGTCAGTGCCTTTTCTGTTGCGAGCACGGCTATCGCTGCAGCCCAGTGGTCCTCAAGTCAG CCCCAGCCAACCGCAGAAGGAGTGTCCGAGTACAGCCTCTTGCACGAAGGCTACACGCCAATGTCACAG GCGTACTATCAAGTTGCAGGAGCCAGCACTTCACAGGAGAACGGCATTCTCGGAG CTGCCCCTAATATGAAGATTGTTCCGACTGCTGCCGGAGTAGTTCTCCCCCCCGCCATGCAAGTCTACCAACCCCATATAATTGGCCAGCCTGCTCTACAG GCATTGCAACTGGCTCAGCAGTTGGAGGCCAAATCTCAGGCAGGACAATTCCCAGCTGCCGATGCGGTGACTGCTTCCACCGTAACGGCCGCCACTGCTGCTACAACCTCGGGACAAACGACAGACAACGCCACCG TTGTTCCGGATACATCCACGTACCAGTATGATGAATTATCAGGATATTATTTTGATCCTCAAACTGGCCTGTACTACGACCCAAACACGCAT tATTACTACAACTCTCAGACTCAGCAGTATCTGTATTGGGATGGCGAGAAGCAGTCGTATGTCCCCGTCTCAGCCGATGCGAACGCTGCATCTGCTGCCACGGCAGCAAACGCGAAAGAACCCCGCGAAGGAAGGGAGAAGAAGGAGAAGCCCAAGAGCAAAACCGCTCAGCAG ATTGCTAAAGATATGGAACGCTGGGCTAAAAGTCTGAATAAGCAGAAGGAGAACTTCAAGAGCAGCTTCCATCCAATCAGTCAGGAGGAAAGGAGAGAGGCTGCCGCTGCTGACGCCGGATTCACACTTTTTGAGAAAAAG CAAGCCGGTGTCCTAGACAGAATGATTCCAGAGATGATAAACATTCCAGAAGAAGAAGTAGCCACCAGCTCCGCCAATACATCCAAG TGTGGCCTTGTGGCGGCCTACAGCGGAGACAGCGACCCCGAGGAGGCAGCCGACGGCGGCGAAGGCGGCCAGGACATGTTGACCGACTGGAAGAAGCTCGCCTGCTTGTTATGTCGGAGGCAGTTTCCCAATAAAGAAGGCTTAATACGACATCAGCAGCTGTCCGACCTCCACAAG AAAAACCTGGAAGTTTTGCGACGATCCCAAATGAGTGAAGCTGAATTGGAGGAGTTGGAGAGAAGAGAATCAGAG TTGAAGTACAGAGACAGAGCAGCCGAGAGACGGGAAAAATACGGCATCCCTGAACCCCCTGCccccaaaaagaagaaatacagCCAGCCAACACCAGTCGT TAACTACGAGCAGCCCACCAAAGATGGCCTAAACAGTGACAACATTGGCAGCAAAATGTTGCAAGCGATGGGCTGGAAGGAGGGCAAAGGCCTCGGTCGCAACCAGCAGGGCATCACCGCACCCATTCAG GCCCAACTGAGAACGAAAGGAGCCGGTCTCGGTACGAAAGGCAGCAACTACACCCTGTCGGCGTCAGACACGTACAAAGACGCAGTccgcaaagccatgtttgctcGCTTTACTGAGTTGGAGTGA
- the brk1 gene encoding putative protein BRICK1: MAGQEDPVQREIHQDWANREYIEVITSSIKKITDFLNSFDMSCRSRLATLNEKLTALERRIEYIEARVTKGETLT; this comes from the exons ATGGCCGGCCAGGAAGATCCAGTGCAGAGAGAAATTCACCAAGACTGGGCCAACCGGGAGTACATCGAAGTAATCACGAGCAGTATCAAGAAAATTACTGACTTCCTTAACTCTTTTG ACATGTCATGTCGATCCCGCTTGGCTACCCTCAATGAGAAGTTGACAGCCTTGGAGAGGAGAATCGAATACATTGAAGCAAGA GTGACAAAAGGCGAGACTTTGACTTAA
- the gpx1a gene encoding glutathione peroxidase 1a — protein sequence MAARRFYDLTAKLLTGESLSFSSLKGKVVLVENVASLUGTTTRDYTQMNDLHCRYSAQGLVVLGVPCNQFGHQENCKNEEILKSLKSVRPGNGFEPKFQLLEKVEVNGKNAHPLFVFLKEKLPFPCDDAMALMTDPKFIIWSPVSRSDVSWNFEKFLVGPDGQPYKRYSRNFHTIDIETDIKQLLKQ from the exons ATGGCTGCTAGGCGATTTTACGACCTGACAGCTAAATTACTGACTGGAGAAAGCTTGAGTTTCTCTTCACTGAAGGGGAAGGTGGTCCTCGTTGAAAATGTGGCGTCTCTTTGAGGAACAACAACCAGGGATTACACCCAGATGAACGACCTTCACTGCCGCTATTCTGCTCAAGGCCTCGTCGTTCTGGGTGTACCCTGCAATCAATTTGGACATCAG GAAAACTGCAAAAATGAAGAGATCTTGAAGTCACTTAAGTCCGTCCGTCCAGGGAATGGCTTCGAACCGAAGTTCCAGCTTCTCGAGAAGGTGGAAGTGAATGGAAAGAATGCCCACcccttgtttgtatttttgaaggaaAAGCTCCCATTTCCCTGTGACGATGCCATGGCTCTCATGACGGATCCAAAGTTCATCATTTGGAGTCCTGTCAGTCGCAGTGATGTGTCCTGGAACTTTGAGAAGTTCCTGGTTGGTCCAGATGGGCAGCCCTATAAGCGCTACAGCAGGAATTTTCACACCATTGACATAGAAACAGATATTAAACAGCTGCTTAAGCAGTAA